A genomic stretch from Engraulis encrasicolus isolate BLACKSEA-1 unplaced genomic scaffold, IST_EnEncr_1.0 scaffold_306_np1212, whole genome shotgun sequence includes:
- the LOC134443305 gene encoding short transient receptor potential channel 5-like, with protein MYHLISVIQEVIRNLVKRYVAAMIRSAKTDEGLTEENFKELKQDISSFRYEVLDLLGNRKPPRRTYSSSSEATQQDDDPAEELKTKNPKGGVSFGLSSSSGKKSRDHDRDSAEFGVSALFRSMSGPSMSVEGPLSPVMPMPMMMVPTVPADDKKPKSNGLRKFAPSTSFMRNSGSGGGGGGGGGGGGGGGRLQRFSRSKKDSLRRLGLLFSRMNGHLPSSEPPPSSSRSAYSISDGVDLHVTSDDPDLPQVTRSSSGSDLHRLSGLGVGVGLGLGLAMDEIGAAQADSISTSISITVPITTTTRISISNRAGRQPLALGTLHCASSITASSSRLLSSSEDMCEGWVGPCGSLGSISSWAGDQEESVTTQL; from the exons ATGTATCATCTGATCTCTGTTATCCAGGAAGTAATTAGGAACTTGGTGAAGAGGTATGTGGCAGCCATGATCCGAAGCGCCAAGACTGATGAAGGCCTGACAGAAGAAAACTTCAAA GAGCTGAAGCAGGACATCTCCAGCTTCCGCTACGAGGTGCTGGACCTGCTGGGCAACCGCAAGCCGCCGCGCCGCACCTACTCGTCCAGCAGCGAGGCCACGCAGCAGGACGACGACCCCGCTGAGGAGCTCAAGACCAAAAACCCCAAAGGAGGCGTCTCCTtcggcctctcctcctcctcggggAAGAAGTCGCGGGACCACGATCGGGACTCGGCGGAGTTTGGCGTGTCAGCGTTGTTCCGCTCCATGTCGGGCCCCTCGATGTCAGTGGAGGGCCCCCTGTCGCCGGTGATGCCCATGCCGATGATGATGGTTCCGACAGTGCCGGCAGACGATAAAAAACCAAAGAGCAACGGGCTGCGCAAGTTCGCGCCCTCTACGTCGTTCATGCGCAACAGCGGCAGTGGtggcggaggcggaggaggaggcggaggaggaggcggaggggggCGGCTGCAACGCTTCTCGCGTTCCAAGAAGGACTCTCTGCGGCGACTGGGTCTGCTGTTCTCGCGCATGAACGGACACCTGCCCTCCAGCGAGCCGCCGCCCTCCTCCTCGCGCTCCGCGTACAGCATCTCGGACGGCGTTGACCTTCACGTGACCTCTGACGACCCCGACTTGCCGCAGGTCAcgcgcagcagcagcggcagcgacCTGCACCGCCTCAGCGGCCTCGGGGTCGGGGTCGGACTGGGACTGGGACTTGCGATGGACGAGATCGGAGCGGCACAAGCTGACTC catcagcaccagtatCTCCATCACcgtccccatcaccaccaccacccgcatcagcatcagcaacagAGCAGGCA GGCAGCCACTGGCCCTGGGCACCCTACACTGTGCTTCCAGCATCACCGCCTCCAGCTCCCGACTGCTCAGCTCCAGTGAGGACATGTGCGAAGGCTGGGTCGGGCCCTGTGGCAGCCTGGGCTCTATCAGCAGCTGGGCAGGGGACCAGGAGGAGTCCGTCACCACCCAGCTATGA